The proteins below come from a single Vicinamibacterales bacterium genomic window:
- a CDS encoding peptidase MA family metallohydrolase, producing MRLWQSATFVLWWVTVCLFTTPVSAQTLRLEVRAPEEFSGIARQIRNYDPNPLLETPWLSDVRGLAAPILVELVTESVARRNGIPNWVAGYAVTEHNLIALFPTRTPSYPNNSLESVLRHEIAHVLIGRAARGRPLPRWFDEGLAITVERPWSLTDRTRFAWTRVVDHQMSFESLNHRFGQGRVAAERAYAISGALVRRLIHEYGVTAPAKILSTVAAGHSFDAATQVATGRSLTSLELEFMMNQSVVERWLPFLTGGYTLWSAVTLLALLAIWSHRQKRKIRRQRWDEEEAAFWDED from the coding sequence ATGCGGCTTTGGCAGAGTGCTACGTTCGTCCTCTGGTGGGTCACAGTCTGTTTATTCACAACACCGGTTAGCGCGCAGACCCTACGGCTTGAGGTGAGGGCGCCGGAGGAGTTCAGCGGGATCGCCAGACAGATCAGAAATTACGACCCCAATCCATTACTTGAGACTCCCTGGCTTTCCGATGTGCGTGGCCTAGCAGCGCCTATCTTGGTGGAACTAGTCACCGAATCGGTGGCACGGCGAAATGGCATACCAAATTGGGTCGCTGGTTATGCTGTCACCGAACATAATCTGATTGCCCTCTTTCCTACCAGAACACCTTCTTATCCGAATAACTCGCTGGAATCTGTATTGCGCCATGAGATCGCTCACGTACTGATCGGGCGGGCCGCCCGCGGCCGTCCCTTGCCCCGGTGGTTCGACGAGGGATTAGCGATTACGGTTGAGCGGCCTTGGAGCCTTACCGACCGCACTCGATTTGCCTGGACCCGAGTCGTTGATCACCAGATGTCGTTCGAATCCCTCAATCACCGATTCGGCCAAGGCCGTGTCGCCGCCGAGCGAGCTTATGCTATTTCGGGTGCGCTCGTGCGTCGATTGATTCACGAGTACGGGGTCACGGCACCGGCTAAGATTCTGTCGACGGTCGCCGCTGGTCACTCGTTCGATGCAGCGACTCAAGTGGCGACAGGACGGTCACTGACATCACTAGAACTGGAATTCATGATGAATCAGTCTGTCGTTGAACGCTGGTTACCATTTCTCACCGGCGGTTACACGCTTTGGTCGGCCGTGACACTACTTGCTTTGCTGGCGATCTGGAGTCACCGTCAGAAGCGTAAAATTCGCCGGCAACGATGGGACGAAGAGGAAGCTGCGTTCTGGGATGAGGACTAG
- a CDS encoding AIR synthase family protein codes for MPSDNQFPRVQPGKLPADKLRTLLAGLRREDPRVIIGPKVGEDASVITFADRCLVVTTDPVTFATDRIGWYTVHVNANDIAVMGATPRWLSVVLLLPEHNTTETLIDGIMRDVHDTAQSLGITVCGGHTEITTGLDRPIVIGQMLGEVTRDRLVAKTGLEVGDQIILTQGVAIEGTALLAREKRDVLRGQVTDDVLARAEQFLFDPGISVVDAVRTALEVGSVHAMHDPTEGGLIGGLCELAAASSTGLHLRSDQVPIFPETAAICRPFKVDPMRLIASGALLIGAPGNDTDRIIAALELQNIPAVVIAEVRPAAAGVTIEANGVTLPLQTPDRDAITSVLGH; via the coding sequence GTGCCCTCAGATAATCAATTTCCGCGCGTTCAACCTGGGAAACTTCCCGCCGACAAGCTCCGAACTCTACTTGCGGGGCTACGCCGGGAGGATCCCCGTGTAATCATCGGACCGAAGGTGGGTGAAGACGCGTCAGTAATTACATTTGCTGACCGTTGCCTCGTTGTCACGACCGACCCGGTCACCTTTGCTACGGATCGCATTGGCTGGTATACCGTCCATGTTAACGCCAACGATATCGCGGTTATGGGTGCCACTCCGCGGTGGCTTTCTGTCGTGCTGCTCTTGCCCGAACACAACACCACCGAGACACTTATCGACGGAATCATGAGGGACGTGCACGACACTGCTCAATCCCTCGGAATAACCGTCTGCGGTGGACACACTGAGATTACCACTGGCCTCGATCGGCCGATCGTAATTGGCCAGATGCTGGGTGAAGTCACGCGTGACCGACTCGTAGCAAAGACCGGACTAGAAGTCGGCGATCAGATTATTCTCACGCAAGGGGTCGCCATCGAAGGCACTGCCCTCCTGGCACGCGAGAAGCGTGACGTTCTTCGTGGGCAGGTAACCGACGATGTGCTCGCCCGCGCTGAGCAGTTTCTGTTCGATCCCGGCATCAGTGTGGTCGATGCTGTTCGCACCGCGCTTGAAGTCGGTTCTGTGCATGCCATGCACGACCCCACGGAAGGCGGTTTAATTGGTGGACTCTGCGAGTTGGCTGCGGCCTCGTCGACCGGTCTTCATCTTCGATCTGACCAGGTTCCGATTTTTCCAGAAACCGCTGCTATTTGCCGCCCGTTCAAAGTGGATCCAATGCGGCTCATTGCGTCGGGTGCATTACTGATCGGTGCACCTGGGAACGATACGGATCGAATTATCGCAGCACTGGAGTTGCAGAACATTCCAGCAGTCGTAATCGCTGAAGTGCGACCAGCAGCGGCAGGTGTAACGATTGAAGCAAACGGTGTCACCCTTCCCCTCCAAACACCCGACCGTGACGCAATCACGAGTGTGCTCGGACACTGA
- the ribA gene encoding GTP cyclohydrolase II, which translates to MVKRTVTSRLPTRYGEFLLHAYLEEREGEAARVHLALVRGSTDSESKPLLRIHSECLTGDLLASIRCDCGEQLDQALAAIGEAPAGILIYLRQEGRGIGLLNKLRAYNLQDDGLDTVEANIHLGFEPDERDYSVAVDILEDLGVMAIRLLTNNPNKVAAFERSRVRVIERVPLVVSETAENANYLETKRRRLGHMRRG; encoded by the coding sequence ATGGTTAAACGCACTGTGACATCGCGGTTGCCGACGCGGTATGGAGAGTTCTTACTGCATGCTTACCTCGAGGAGCGTGAGGGCGAGGCAGCACGTGTACACCTCGCGTTGGTGCGCGGGTCGACCGACTCGGAATCAAAACCGCTGCTCCGCATACACTCGGAATGTCTAACCGGCGACCTGCTCGCTTCGATACGGTGTGATTGTGGCGAGCAACTCGATCAGGCGCTAGCGGCCATCGGAGAGGCTCCTGCGGGCATCCTAATCTACCTACGGCAAGAAGGCCGTGGAATCGGACTTCTGAACAAACTGCGCGCCTATAACCTGCAGGATGATGGACTCGATACGGTCGAAGCTAATATCCATCTTGGCTTCGAACCTGATGAACGAGATTATTCAGTCGCTGTAGACATACTCGAGGACCTCGGTGTAATGGCTATTCGGTTGCTCACGAACAATCCGAATAAGGTTGCAGCTTTCGAGCGTTCGCGTGTGCGGGTTATTGAGCGGGTGCCGCTGGTGGTGAGCGAAACAGCGGAGAATGCAAACTATCTTGAAACAAAGCGGCGGCGACTCGGCCACATGCGTCGCGGGTGA
- a CDS encoding diaminopropionate ammonia-lyase: protein MEAAWLNPRERCIPTDPVISSKELGLVEAFYGARPELKPTPLHRLRGIAEELSLGEVLIKDESSRFGLNAFKILGVLYAFHRIMESRVSNEAPIVVCASAGNHGRAVAWAAREFGFTARVYLPVGTAPARVDAIANEGADVVVTDVGYEGSIRRVVRDARREGWLIISDTSWPGYDEVPRWIMAGYTWMMAEVQAQWSSVPDVVIVQGGVGGLVCAGASWFAQHHGTSRPFFIAAEPTVAPCLLESARIGRPTVVPEHDTMMACLKCAEISPIIWPVLADAVDAVVTIDDERAAWAMRRLAHPLAGDPEIVAGASGACGLGALQAIMSHDVFQSVRDSANLGPQSSVLVVNTEGATDPTLYRSIVGD from the coding sequence ATGGAAGCTGCCTGGCTTAACCCACGCGAGCGATGTATTCCGACCGACCCCGTTATTTCCTCTAAGGAACTCGGTTTGGTCGAGGCTTTCTATGGCGCTCGTCCCGAACTCAAACCGACACCCTTGCATCGGCTCAGAGGCATCGCTGAAGAGCTCAGCCTCGGCGAGGTTCTCATAAAAGACGAATCCAGTCGTTTTGGACTGAACGCGTTCAAGATTCTTGGTGTGTTGTACGCGTTCCACCGAATCATGGAGAGTCGCGTCTCTAACGAGGCACCGATTGTGGTCTGTGCCTCAGCTGGAAACCATGGAAGGGCTGTCGCTTGGGCGGCGCGCGAGTTCGGCTTCACGGCAAGGGTGTATTTACCGGTTGGCACGGCTCCTGCGCGAGTTGACGCCATCGCGAATGAAGGCGCCGACGTCGTGGTTACGGATGTCGGCTACGAAGGTTCAATTCGGCGCGTGGTGCGTGATGCGAGGCGTGAGGGCTGGCTGATAATTTCCGACACCTCGTGGCCGGGTTATGACGAGGTGCCTCGATGGATTATGGCGGGATACACATGGATGATGGCGGAGGTCCAGGCACAATGGTCTTCCGTGCCTGATGTGGTGATCGTACAGGGTGGCGTTGGCGGTCTAGTTTGTGCTGGGGCAAGCTGGTTCGCACAGCACCACGGCACGAGCCGACCGTTCTTTATTGCTGCCGAGCCGACGGTAGCGCCATGTTTACTTGAATCAGCACGGATTGGCCGTCCGACAGTTGTACCAGAACACGACACAATGATGGCCTGCCTCAAGTGTGCCGAGATTTCACCGATCATCTGGCCGGTACTCGCCGACGCGGTCGATGCTGTTGTAACGATTGACGATGAAAGGGCTGCGTGGGCGATGCGGCGCCTTGCACATCCTTTAGCGGGTGACCCCGAAATTGTGGCGGGTGCTTCCGGTGCATGTGGACTCGGGGCCCTCCAGGCAATCATGAGTCATGATGTGTTCCAGTCCGTCCGCGACAGCGCCAACCTTGGTCCTCAGTCGAGTGTCCTTGTCGTCAATACCGAGGGGGCCACCGACCCCACGCTCTACCGTTCAATTGTTGGCGATTAA
- a CDS encoding APC family permease yields MTIPATLRRTLGKWDLVAIGVNQVIGSGIFLLPSRVTAELNAWSVLAFILAGIASLLIALCFAEVASRFEITGGPYVYTRAAFGRLVGFEVGWMQWVTRITSWAGVANGIPLALGFYIPAMTSGVPHALFIVGLFSLLAYINLLGVRQSAWAINFFTISKLLPLGVFILVGLFFLKAEPFMTYAPVSWPQASAAGLLLIFAFGGFDVVTVPAGEASNPRGQVPFAMVTTIITVTLVMLLAQVVAMGTLPGLSTSATPLADAAFVFLGAGGALMIGLGSVVSMTGNNAGQVLTSSRMLFALAEHGELPPQVAYVHPRYRTPSVSILVSTGIAMTLALSGSFVALATASAVARLITYTGVAAATLRLRRQEFQGSVRSPTFRTPVGPLVPVLAIVVSLVILVGASREQLMGGALALAVGMIVFLWNDRINGGPGAQQTVSHESAVTWNRGSE; encoded by the coding sequence ATGACGATTCCGGCCACCCTGCGACGCACTCTCGGCAAATGGGACCTAGTGGCGATTGGTGTCAACCAGGTGATCGGCAGCGGCATCTTCCTGCTTCCGTCTCGCGTCACCGCGGAGCTCAATGCCTGGAGTGTTTTGGCCTTTATCTTAGCTGGCATAGCATCATTGCTCATCGCTCTCTGCTTTGCTGAGGTGGCTAGTCGTTTTGAGATCACGGGCGGACCCTACGTCTACACTCGCGCGGCGTTTGGCCGCCTCGTCGGGTTCGAAGTGGGTTGGATGCAGTGGGTGACACGGATCACAAGTTGGGCGGGCGTTGCCAATGGTATTCCACTAGCGCTGGGATTCTACATTCCGGCGATGACCAGTGGTGTACCGCACGCGCTCTTTATCGTTGGGCTCTTCAGTCTGCTCGCGTATATCAATTTATTGGGGGTGCGACAGAGCGCGTGGGCCATCAATTTTTTTACTATCAGCAAGCTGCTGCCGTTGGGAGTGTTCATCTTGGTTGGCCTGTTCTTCTTGAAGGCCGAGCCGTTCATGACTTACGCCCCAGTGTCGTGGCCTCAGGCTTCGGCTGCCGGCTTACTACTGATCTTCGCGTTTGGCGGTTTTGACGTCGTGACTGTCCCGGCGGGTGAAGCATCGAATCCACGCGGGCAGGTACCATTTGCCATGGTTACGACGATCATCACAGTTACTTTGGTTATGTTGTTGGCGCAAGTAGTAGCGATGGGGACCTTACCTGGGCTGAGCACATCCGCGACCCCTCTAGCTGACGCGGCTTTCGTCTTCTTAGGCGCTGGTGGTGCATTGATGATCGGACTTGGGTCAGTTGTATCGATGACAGGCAATAACGCCGGCCAGGTGCTCACCTCGTCTCGGATGCTGTTCGCCTTAGCCGAACACGGCGAGCTACCACCGCAGGTTGCGTATGTACACCCTCGCTATCGCACACCGTCAGTCTCGATTCTGGTCTCCACGGGGATTGCTATGACGCTGGCACTATCGGGCTCGTTCGTGGCGCTGGCAACGGCCAGTGCGGTAGCTAGGCTCATTACCTATACGGGGGTGGCGGCCGCCACCCTGCGTCTACGACGCCAGGAATTTCAGGGGAGTGTTCGTTCGCCGACTTTCCGCACACCGGTAGGCCCACTTGTCCCCGTCCTTGCCATTGTGGTGTCACTTGTAATTCTCGTTGGCGCATCGCGCGAACAGTTGATGGGTGGTGCTTTAGCGTTGGCCGTAGGGATGATTGTGTTCTTGTGGAACGACCGTATTAACGGCGGGCCGGGCGCACAGCAGACGGTATCTCACGAATCAGCGGTAACGTGGAATCGTGGCTCGGAGTAA
- a CDS encoding phosphoglycerate mutase family protein, giving the protein MIFVLRCVSVVCLVVVAMPSPASAQEAIFVVRHAERVDGSPDAALSVEGEARAEILARHLRDVGIDAIYSTTYQRTLGTAAPLAEVLGLEIQTGPTHDISTMMNSDPAVSRYVESLAAQLDVQHGADHVLVVGHSNTVPALLTALGHPEAVPIGSDEYDNLFIVVPREQGSPTVIRIRF; this is encoded by the coding sequence ATGATTTTCGTACTACGCTGTGTGTCCGTTGTGTGTTTAGTGGTCGTGGCTATGCCTTCGCCAGCCAGTGCCCAGGAAGCGATTTTTGTCGTCCGGCATGCCGAGCGTGTTGATGGATCGCCCGATGCGGCGCTGTCGGTGGAAGGTGAAGCGCGGGCGGAGATATTAGCTCGGCATCTGAGGGATGTTGGAATCGACGCTATCTACTCGACGACCTACCAGCGCACCCTTGGCACCGCTGCGCCGCTGGCTGAGGTGCTCGGCCTTGAGATACAGACCGGGCCGACCCATGACATAAGCACGATGATGAATTCAGACCCAGCCGTGAGCCGATACGTTGAAAGTCTTGCTGCGCAACTGGATGTCCAGCATGGCGCAGACCATGTTCTCGTGGTTGGACATTCGAACACGGTGCCGGCCTTACTCACTGCACTTGGTCATCCGGAAGCGGTTCCGATCGGCAGCGACGAATACGACAATTTATTCATCGTAGTACCCCGGGAGCAAGGCTCCCCAACCGTAATTCGCATCCGTTTCTGA